Below is a window of Humulus lupulus chromosome 2, drHumLupu1.1, whole genome shotgun sequence DNA.
ttattgcttccaaaaatgatgaaattgtttctttgaataaagaaattgagtttttgcaaaaaggtgtcaaaatgcttaatcctagatctggaattttggatgatattctttctgtaggaaaaaaggttggtgactacagtggattaggatctaatggatctgagttctcaagaaaaacggtttttgtaaaatctatgaattatccgTCTGTTGTGTCAACTAACCGTGTTGCAGGAACAAGTCACGCTGTTGAGAGGACAGAGTTGCCATCTGTTgcaacagatctacaactaaagaaaatttctccaaaaagaaacattaAACATTTTGTACcaatttgtcatttttgtgggatgaaaggtcacataagacctaagtgtttttctctgttaaacttgttcaaaaagaattatgataaacactttggtggtatgaatcaattcttgaccaaaagaaattcaaaataaaaaacagtatgggtcaagaaagttaactctgtttgcttggctacttttacctgtcacaaaatgcatgcatctagttcatggtactttgatagcggttgttcgagacatatgacaggtaatgccaacatacttaccaacttcaaatccttgaagtgtggagtagtaacttttggggatggaatgacagaAAATATTCtgggtaaaggtactctaaacattgaagggttgccgaaactgaaaaatgtgcttcttgttgatgggctgaaagccaacttaattagcataagtcaaatttgtgaccaaggtttttatgttaatttttcacatgatgagtgtaatgttttaaatcaaaatggtgaTATTATTCTCAAAGgctctcgttctttggataattgttacactctcacacaaaaattcacatgtcatgcatcttcatcaagttttaatattactgacttgtggcatgaaaaacttggtcatataaatttcaaaaacttgaaaaagattgctaatgcaggtctcatccgtggtatacccaagttgggtaaagaatcgcttggtaagtgtgaatcatgccaattgggaaaacagttgaaaatttcccataaagcattgtCTGatgttaatacttcaaatgtgttagaattattgcatatggatctcatgggtcctatacaagttgaaagtattaatggcaagagatacatttttgtttgtgtggatgatttttctagatttacttgggtagattttctAAGAGAGAAATCAGATActtttgaagcttttcaaactctatgtacaagattgagagttgaaaaaaaattgtaacattggaaagattgtacgaataaggagtgatcatggtaaggagtttgaaaattctgtttatgatgaatattgtaaatcgtTTGGAATtgtgcatgaattttctgctcccaaaacccctgaacaaaatggggtagtggaacgaaaaaatcgtaccttgcaggaaatggccaaagttatgcttaacagcaaaaaactcacaaagaaattgtgggcagaagctattaatacagcttgttacacaattaatcgtgtttttctacgtccaggtacaaacaaaagtccttatgaaatctggaaaggtagaaaacccaatgttaactactttcatgtttttgggtatctatgttatattcttagagatcgtgagaatctaggcaaatttgatgctaagagtgatatgagagtttttcttggttattccactaatagtagggcttatcgtgtctataatatgagaacccaaactattacggaatcagctaatgtggttgtagatgatttaaaagatttctctgagtactcccatgaggaggaaattgacaggctcatagatgttcaacatcataaagaaatggcgGATCCGATAGCACAGCCTTCGGAGGGGACAACAGCCACTGCTGACATATCACATGCCAATTCTGTCGAAACAACAACTGggcaaacagagaaggaaaatccagttacttcctctgactccgttcaaaaagaaccatcaaccagagtaaaaaagaatcacccttctaaccttattctgggaaatcttgaagagagtatggtcactcgaaagaggtatgtaaatttggttcaatttgtttgttttacttccactttggaacctaaaaatgtgaaggaggccttaaatgatgaatcatggatcaatgctatgcaagaagagttagatcaattcacaaggaatgaggtatggattcttgtccctagaccgagtcataccaatgttataggtacaaagtggatatttaaaaacaaaactgatgaatttgggaccataataagaaataaagctagactagttgcacaggggtaccctcaagttgaaggaattgattttgatgagacattttcccctgttgcaagacttgaatccataagattattactagctatttcctgtgttcttggttttaaattgttccaaatggatgtaaaatccgcatttttaaatggatttttgaatgaggaagcttatgtggaacagcccaaagggtttgaggatccttacaatcataatcatgtttttaaattgcaaaaagctttgtatggaCTGAAACAAGCgccacgggcttggtatgagagactaactcaatttttggtctcaaaggggtacaagagagggggagtagacaaaacactgtttataaaaaatgttgatgaaaatattatgattgcacaaatctatgttgatgatatagtgttcggttctactaatgattctctagtgcaggaatttgtgaaacaaatgcaggaagagtttgggatgagcatggtaggagaactcaatcTCTTCCTAGGACTTCAAGTAAAGTAGTCTGAtgaaggaattttcatttcacaaagtaagtatgcaagaagtcttgtgaaaagatttggactcgatgcatataaacctgctaaaactcccatGGGTACCACGGTCAAATTGtctaaagatgaaaatgggaagaaagttgatccaactctttacaggagtatgattgggagtctcctttacttaactgcaagtcgccctgacataagttatagtgttggagtgtgtgctcgtttccaagggaaccccatggagtctcatgtgactgctgtaaaaagaattattcgttacatcaataatactcttgatttaggcatttggtactccaaagaaacaaattctaaccttgtgtgttatagtgatgcagattgggcaggaaacactgatgatcgaaaaagcacaagtggtggttgtttttacttaggaaacaatttggtctcctggcatagtaaaaaacaaaactccatctccttgtcaacagccgaagctgagtacattgctgctggaagctgttgtactcaacttttgtggatgaaacaaatgttggcagactatgggtttgatgttaaaactttaaccattttttgtgataatacaagtgctattaatatctccaaaaatcctgttcaacactctcgcaccaaacatattgacattcgtcatcattttattagggaacttgttgaaaacaaaacatagattttagaatatgttgagactaacaaacaaagtgcagatatctttactaaagccttagacacggtcagatttgattccctcaggaagtccttgggggtttgttttatttgaaattgccaataaattgattatcttgccttgcatatgtgtttttgtaaatctcttgtcctgattggaagaaatttgatgagcatattttttgtattttagagaATGTTCATTATAAGTCCTATACTTTGTTGGAATAAacaaccatatttgaaaaattatagaccatccaatttatatttgatcaaataattatcattgtatgagcattcctattccagtttctttttcaggctccattttggaaaagagctacctatattgatgtgtgaaagccgacactgagtaagttggtaccaggtaattagcaattatattggaggatactctaccagcgtaaagggctaccatcagtataagagttatagcctccattatggttacaattggaaaaaggctaaaaatcgccaaatatgggcaatgaccctagctttaaaaggccaaaaagaaacgccaaattgcttacacatgcacacacatatgcCTGTTCTAGATtgtgtaagatggttgtaagactcatacatatagtGAATTGactcaaatatgttttgtgattggtatgtttttcgaattatggtctcttagtatttgaattataactcatttctctaatttgtgaaaaatatggttatcttgtttcttctgAACAGGACTTgggatttacatggacacatatggtatggcaatctacactctattttcggcaattttgtaataaaaaataataaaaattgaaaaataaaatctgtTATCTACCGtgtactcaaaaaaaaaaaaaaggtttgaaaaaattaattgatgcaatttatttgttttatctcaatatattctaaaaatattcaaaagtttccaattttgaggtgtgacagaatttgttttaaaaagggagatattttggcatttatcactaaaaatccggttacccatttttggttaccctttcttgaacttgcctcatttgtgttccgaatactttatatatttggagtccctttggttgttttataatcAGTGTTTTCTTGTTAAATCTTTCACATATAACCGAAGTGTTTAGGGtttctttctttgtgtgtttcacttgtttctctcttagcagccatgaagactcgaggCCGTGGTTCATCTTCCAAGCCTGTGAAATCTCAACAGGAGACACTTCCTGAATCTGTTCCCACTGCCACTCCTTCGGTCCCAGCCTTAATCCCTGCTGTCTCTCCTACTCCAGGTCGTCGTTTtaaaaccacagcaagaaagaaggttcttgctctttcggGTCCTATAAGTTCGTCTGTTCTTGGTGCTTCTAGCAAAGGAGTTACGTTCCCGAATTTGGATGCTAAGCCAATTCCAGCCTCGGCGGTTTCACTCGCCTCTCCTGAAGGTCAAATAAAAGCCAAACCGGCCTTGGGAACTAGTCAGTCCAAATCAATTTCCACTAAAGATGTGTCTGTTCCATCTGATCATGACTCTGAATCCTCACTATCACCTGATGTGttgacacccaaggcaaagggcaaacgTAAGTCCAAAGCTGTTGGGTCGAAGAAAGGGAAAAAGGCCAAAGTGGCTAAATCTaaaggtaccagctccatctctgattcatctcctttatctcgTTTTAAATTAAAGGCCAAAATCAATCCTCCCCCAtgcacctcatcggaggatgtCTCTCCCGAGACGGAAGACTCTTAGCCTGAGTTGGTCCCTTCTTTGACCGAGCCCAATCCTGAAGTTCCTCTTGATAATTTGGCTGAGGAGACTGACTCTGAAGAGGACCCATCTGAAGCCTCTCCAGTTGCATCGGACCCAAAAGGCACCACTCCTTTGGCATTTCCTGAATTGTCGTCCAAACTTGCAAAGCAAAAAGGTGCTCCTGCCCGTAactcaggttctttcaaagcccACTCTCTTACattctgttttaatgataatgagaagaacatgcaATTCTATGACCATCACCATTTTATTAGTGAGCGAAATtttctttttgctcctcatcgtgtttttggggtattgcttactttagaggaaagaggttggttgcgatccttgtctgggtttgatgggtttgtgcctcgggttgttaaagaattttatgcaaatttgaatgatgagttattaGACCAATCTTCTTTCATGTTCCATAAAGTttatgttaggggtcattggtataattttagcccgtccgAAATTGCTAAGGCTCTCAATCTCGTCCCTgtggagattgatgattctattgagtttgcaaaggatcaagtttTGTCTGAACTGGTTGGTcaggctatggtgtgggaaccaagcaCCTCTCTTCGAGTCACCGATCTCACTCATTTctatggtgctcttttcaaatttgctatgtttaattggatgcctaccacacATTCCTCCACCATCACACAAGATATGGCCTTcctattgttcaaaattggtaCTGGAGTCGCCATAGATCTTGGAGCTGTTATTTTTGACCAAATCATGTCTCTAAGTGGTGCCAAACGTAAGgggcaacacttgatgtttcctcAGGTCATTTACAAGCTTTTGGACTCTCAACGTCCTTTGAAGACGTCTcatgagaccttgacttctcctttggttggtccCACCTATACTGTCAAAGATGATCATGCTCCGTCCACCGCTCGAAAAGTCAAAGGAATTAATCTGGCTAGTCCTGCTTCTGGCAATGTTGTGTCTGACACTCCTGCTGTCCCGACTGATCTTGGTGCTGTCCAGACAGGACTTACCAGTCTTTCTGTCCGGTTCTCTCTCATGGAGGAAACTTAGCGCCAAACTCTTGCTTCATTAGCCACTCTTAATGCATCCAGCTCTCCTGCCCCATGATGATCTCAGTAcctttgatctatttttcttttgttatttgtaaaagaacacttaatgtgtctttcttttgtttcatttacttgttctttggcatttttttttcagacaatgagggggagagagtgaCTCTATTTTTAGTACTTTGATTATGTTAACCTGCTGGTTATTATTGGTTTCTTTTGTTAACTGTGCTTTGGTTAtctttcgcagggggagtcattttttgatta
It encodes the following:
- the LOC133815569 gene encoding uncharacterized protein LOC133815569, giving the protein MKTRGRGSSSKPVKSQQETLPESVPTATPSVPALIPAVSPTPGRRFKTTARKKVLALSGPISSSVLGASSKGVTFPNLDAKPIPASAVSLASPEGQIKAKPALGTSQSKSISTKDVSVPSDHDSESSLSPDVLTPKAKGKRKSKAVGSKKGKKAKVAKSKVPLDNLAEETDSEEDPSEASPVASDPKGTTPLAFPELSSKLAKQKGAPARNSDQSSFMFHKVYVRGHWYNFSPSEIAKALNLVPVEIDDSIEFAKDQVLSELVGQAMVWEPSTSLRVTDLTHFYGALFKFAMFNWMPTTHSSTITQDMAFLLFKIGTGVAIDLGAVIFDQIMSLSGAKRKGQHLMFPQVIYKLLDSQRPLKTSHETLTSPLVGPTYTVKDDHAPSTARKVKGINLASPASGNVVSDTPAVPTDLGAVQTGLTSLSVRFSLMEET